In one window of Paenibacillus sp. DNA:
- a CDS encoding PHP domain-containing protein — MVMIGRGYDLHAHTTASDGLLSPRELVALARERGLRGVAVTDHDTVAGVEEAARAGRELGVDVVPGVEISTRWDGEDVHVLGLWIDPGDETFVRRLASNRDVRRGRNEAIFEKLRGLGFDVSLAEAETIAAERRANKDAAVSRPHIAELLVAKGYAASVREAFDRYLAEGALAYAAVDRIAPEEAVRWIREAGGAAVLAHPGLYRGGAALIERLAPALHGVEAAHADHDEAQEREFRRLAERFGLAATAGSDFHGYRDGVPFHAALGGRETEAGVVATLLELREKRGKRE; from the coding sequence ATGGTTATGATCGGGCGAGGGTACGACCTGCATGCGCACACGACGGCGTCCGACGGTCTGCTCTCTCCGAGGGAGCTTGTCGCGTTGGCGCGCGAACGGGGGCTGCGAGGCGTGGCGGTGACGGACCACGATACGGTCGCGGGCGTCGAAGAGGCGGCGCGCGCCGGCCGGGAGCTGGGCGTCGACGTCGTCCCCGGCGTCGAAATCAGCACCCGCTGGGACGGGGAAGACGTGCACGTGCTGGGGCTGTGGATCGATCCGGGCGACGAGACGTTCGTTCGGCGGCTCGCGTCGAACCGCGACGTGCGCCGAGGCCGGAACGAGGCAATCTTCGAAAAGCTGCGCGGACTCGGCTTCGACGTGTCGCTCGCGGAAGCGGAAACGATCGCGGCGGAGCGGCGGGCGAACAAAGACGCGGCGGTCAGCCGGCCGCATATCGCGGAGCTGCTCGTCGCCAAAGGGTACGCGGCATCCGTCAGAGAGGCGTTCGACCGGTATTTGGCCGAGGGCGCGCTCGCGTACGCCGCCGTCGACCGGATCGCGCCCGAGGAGGCGGTCCGCTGGATTCGGGAAGCGGGAGGCGCCGCGGTGCTGGCGCATCCCGGCTTGTACCGCGGCGGCGCCGCCTTGATCGAACGGCTCGCCCCGGCGCTGCACGGCGTCGAAGCCGCGCACGCCGATCACGACGAAGCGCAGGAGCGCGAATTTCGGCGGCTCGCCGAACGGTTCGGCCTTGCGGCGACGGCCGGTTCCGATTTTCACGGATACCGGGACGGCGTACCGTTCCATGCGGCGCTAGGGGGCCGCGAGACGGAGGCCGGGGTCGTCGCCACATTACTAGAGCTACGAGAGAAGAGAGGGAAACGCGAATGA
- a CDS encoding asparaginase: MTKVSIPLVTLTRGPLAECVHRGHIAVVAADGRVASAAGDPHYLTFARSAAKPLQAVPVVASGAADRFGLAADELALLCASHSGEARHVEAVARILAKLGLDEAHLQCGAHPPYHKPSASALRAAGDAPRAAHNNCSGKHAGMLALALQLGASTDDYKRPDHPAQRAMLDSFASFAGVPAESIALGVDGCGVPVYGAPLSALALAYARLGTPRGDGSAMDAARRVVAAVQAHPEMLAGTDRYDTQLIRASGGRVVGKMGAEGVFAAALVGEGLALAVKIEDGAQRALYPAVTEALLQLGWIDDTAADELAEFHKPAVRNWSGEVVGETVPSFRLEPA; encoded by the coding sequence ATGACCAAAGTTTCGATTCCGCTCGTTACCTTAACCCGCGGCCCGCTCGCCGAGTGCGTGCACCGGGGGCATATCGCCGTCGTCGCGGCGGACGGCCGCGTCGCGTCCGCCGCGGGCGATCCGCATTACTTGACGTTCGCAAGGTCGGCGGCCAAACCGCTGCAGGCGGTGCCCGTCGTCGCCTCCGGCGCGGCGGATCGGTTCGGCCTCGCCGCGGACGAACTCGCGCTGCTGTGCGCGTCGCACAGCGGCGAAGCGCGCCACGTGGAGGCGGTCGCCCGCATTCTCGCGAAGCTCGGCCTCGACGAGGCGCATCTGCAGTGCGGGGCGCATCCGCCCTATCATAAGCCTTCCGCCTCGGCGCTGCGAGCGGCGGGCGATGCGCCGCGGGCGGCGCACAACAACTGCTCCGGCAAGCATGCCGGCATGCTGGCGCTCGCCTTGCAGCTCGGCGCGTCGACGGACGACTACAAGCGTCCGGACCATCCCGCGCAGCGGGCGATGCTGGATTCGTTCGCGTCGTTCGCCGGCGTGCCGGCGGAGTCGATCGCGCTCGGCGTCGACGGCTGCGGCGTGCCGGTGTACGGCGCGCCGCTGTCGGCGCTCGCGCTCGCGTACGCCCGGCTCGGCACGCCGCGCGGCGACGGAAGCGCGATGGATGCGGCGCGCCGCGTCGTGGCGGCCGTGCAAGCGCATCCGGAGATGCTCGCGGGCACGGACCGCTACGATACGCAGCTGATCCGCGCCTCCGGCGGCCGGGTCGTCGGGAAGATGGGCGCCGAGGGCGTGTTCGCCGCCGCACTCGTCGGGGAAGGGCTCGCGCTCGCCGTCAAAATCGAGGACGGCGCGCAGCGCGCCCTGTACCCCGCCGTAACGGAGGCGCTGCTCCAGCTCGGCTGGATCGATGATACGGCCGCCGACGAGCTGGCGGAATTCCATAAGCCGGCGGTGCGCAATTGGAGCGGAGAGGTCGTCGGGGAAACCGTGCCTTCGTTCCGGCTCGAGCCGGCTTGA
- a CDS encoding selenium metabolism-associated LysR family transcriptional regulator produces MALSFHQLHIFYTVSERGSFSAAAQALHMTQPAVTMQIQALEEYFGTKLFHRSTKKIELTEAGKVLMVYAKRSIDLVKETDLAMSRFTHMLQGRLLLGASLTVGEYILPRLLGPFNREYPNIAIQMKVMNTAQILEEMLKHQLTFGLIEAQVAHPDVHTEPVLSDELKLIVPSGHPLADKAPVAMEEVLQYPFILREQGSGTRQVMEEELSRKGFNAADMKIVMELGSTGAVKSAVEAGLGITFLSQTSVKHELALGVLKLVPIEGVRFERQFYATYLKTNLLPISAVTFLSFLREKDLSQWL; encoded by the coding sequence ATGGCGCTCAGCTTCCATCAATTGCACATCTTTTACACAGTTTCGGAAAGGGGTAGTTTCTCCGCGGCGGCGCAGGCGCTGCATATGACGCAGCCGGCGGTAACGATGCAGATCCAGGCGCTCGAAGAATACTTCGGCACGAAGCTCTTTCATCGCTCGACCAAAAAAATCGAGCTGACGGAAGCGGGCAAGGTGCTCATGGTATATGCGAAACGGAGCATAGACTTAGTAAAGGAAACCGATTTGGCGATGTCCCGGTTTACGCACATGCTGCAAGGCCGGCTGCTGCTCGGGGCGAGCTTGACCGTCGGGGAATACATACTGCCGAGACTGCTGGGGCCGTTCAATCGGGAATACCCGAACATCGCCATTCAGATGAAGGTGATGAACACGGCGCAAATTTTAGAGGAAATGCTCAAACACCAGCTGACGTTCGGTCTGATCGAAGCGCAGGTCGCGCATCCCGACGTCCACACGGAGCCGGTGCTCAGCGACGAGCTGAAGCTGATCGTGCCGAGCGGCCACCCGCTCGCGGACAAAGCGCCCGTCGCGATGGAGGAGGTGCTCCAGTACCCGTTCATTTTGCGGGAGCAAGGCTCCGGCACGCGCCAGGTCATGGAAGAGGAACTGTCGCGCAAAGGTTTCAACGCCGCGGACATGAAAATCGTCATGGAGCTCGGCAGCACGGGCGCGGTCAAATCGGCGGTCGAGGCGGGCCTCGGCATTACGTTTTTGTCGCAAACGTCGGTGAAGCACGAGCTGGCGCTCGGCGTGCTGAAGCTCGTGCCGATCGAAGGCGTTCGCTTCGAACGGCAATTTTACGCCACTTATTTGAAAACGAACCTGCTGCCGATCTCCGCGGTGACGTTTCTTTCATTTTTGCGGGAAAAGGATTTGAGCCAATGGTTATGA
- a CDS encoding UDP-glucose/GDP-mannose dehydrogenase family protein: MFEGMRIGVLGTGYVGLVTGACLAEVGHTVVCVDRDERKIESIRSGVMPIYEEGLETIVKRNVASGRLSFATETAAAVDASEIVFVAVGTPSLDNGDVDMSQVKTALRHIAEAAREDKIVVIKSTVPVGTGSMAETLLRSLARSGVRFDVVSNPEFLREGTAVHDTFHMDRIVIGAASEAAGARVRAALAPFDAPVLMTNRESAELIKYASNSFLATKISFINEMANVCEKVGADIGMVAKGMGMDKRIGPAFLNAGIGYGGFCLPKDTRAQLFIAENVDYDFKIMRAVIEVNQLQRQRFVRKVRAAFQGDLADKTLAVMGLSFKPNTDDLRDAPSLDIIAMLRQYGASVRAYDPICGPKAAALLPDVPITDDPYEALEGADAMLIVTEWAQVKSLDLDRAKEALRRPYVFDGRNVFDPEQMRAHGFYYSAVGK; encoded by the coding sequence ATGTTCGAAGGGATGCGGATCGGCGTGCTCGGCACCGGGTACGTCGGACTCGTCACCGGCGCGTGCCTCGCCGAAGTCGGCCATACGGTCGTCTGCGTCGATCGGGACGAGCGGAAGATCGAGTCGATTCGTTCCGGCGTCATGCCGATTTACGAAGAGGGGCTCGAGACAATCGTGAAACGCAACGTCGCGTCGGGACGGCTGTCGTTCGCGACGGAGACGGCGGCGGCCGTCGACGCGTCGGAAATCGTGTTCGTCGCCGTCGGCACCCCGTCGCTCGACAACGGGGACGTCGACATGTCGCAGGTGAAGACGGCGCTCCGCCATATCGCGGAGGCGGCGCGCGAGGACAAAATCGTCGTCATCAAGAGCACGGTGCCCGTCGGCACCGGCTCGATGGCGGAGACGCTGCTGCGATCGCTCGCGCGCAGCGGCGTCCGGTTCGACGTCGTCAGCAATCCGGAGTTTCTCCGCGAAGGGACGGCCGTCCACGATACGTTCCATATGGATCGAATCGTCATCGGCGCGGCGTCGGAGGCGGCCGGCGCGCGGGTGCGCGCGGCGCTCGCGCCGTTCGACGCGCCCGTGCTCATGACGAACCGGGAAAGCGCCGAGTTGATCAAATACGCGTCCAATTCGTTCCTCGCGACGAAAATTTCGTTCATCAACGAAATGGCGAACGTGTGCGAGAAGGTCGGCGCCGACATCGGCATGGTCGCGAAGGGCATGGGGATGGACAAGCGGATCGGCCCGGCGTTCCTGAACGCGGGCATCGGCTACGGCGGCTTCTGCCTGCCGAAGGATACGCGCGCGCAGCTGTTCATCGCCGAGAACGTCGACTACGACTTCAAAATCATGCGCGCCGTCATCGAGGTGAACCAGCTGCAGCGGCAGCGGTTCGTCCGCAAAGTGCGCGCGGCCTTCCAAGGCGATCTCGCGGATAAGACGCTGGCCGTCATGGGCCTTAGCTTCAAGCCGAATACGGACGATCTGCGGGACGCGCCGTCGCTCGACATCATCGCCATGCTGCGCCAGTACGGCGCGTCGGTGCGGGCGTACGATCCGATCTGCGGCCCGAAGGCGGCGGCGCTGCTGCCGGACGTCCCGATTACGGACGATCCGTACGAGGCGCTCGAGGGCGCGGACGCGATGCTCATCGTGACCGAATGGGCGCAGGTGAAGTCGCTCGATCTCGATCGGGCGAAAGAGGCGCTGCGCCGACCGTACGTGTTCGACGGCCGCAACGTGTTCGATCCCGAACAGATGCGAGCCCATGGCTTTTATTATTCCGCCGTCGGCAAATAA
- a CDS encoding Rqc2 family fibronectin-binding protein — protein sequence MAFDGLVVRAVVHQLQPYVGGRVHKIQQPNEHDFLFTIRGAGKTSKLLLSSNPTYPRFHFTERSYQNPLEAPMFCMLLRKHCENGVIESIRQVGMERIVHMHIRQRDELGDVSVKRIVLELMGRHSNLILMDPESGTVLEAAKRVTPAISSHRIVAPGVPYAPPPEQAKRDPLEATAIEARALLAGAADAFDAARRLVDAYTGISPLAARAIVAGATDAGEAFAAAMARIRRHEYEPNIVTEPSGKTSFSVVPLDPAGAKRETFDDVSVCLERYYGDKAERDLVKQKTSDLAKLLTNERNKNEKKLEKLRETKQEALDADKHRIYGELLNAYMHTFAKGDASVEVENYYDEEQRTIAIPLDPLLTPSENAQRYFRKYQKLRNSLAIVEEQMKEAEAEIEYMDALLQQLEGATLSDIEEIREELVEGGYLRSRGTKPGRKARKNDKPQLHAFVSSEGAPIYVGRNNTQNDYITNRLARPTDTWLHTKDIPGSHVVIRADAFGEATLAEAANLAAYFSKAKQSSLVPVDYTLVRHVKKPSGAKPGFVIYDKQKTLFVTPDEEAVRKLRPLK from the coding sequence ATGGCATTCGACGGTCTCGTCGTACGGGCGGTTGTGCATCAGCTGCAGCCGTACGTCGGCGGAAGAGTTCATAAAATTCAACAGCCGAACGAACATGATTTTCTATTTACGATTCGGGGCGCCGGCAAAACGTCCAAGCTGCTGCTGTCGTCGAATCCGACGTACCCCCGATTTCATTTCACGGAACGGTCGTACCAAAATCCGCTCGAGGCGCCGATGTTTTGCATGCTGCTGCGCAAGCATTGCGAGAACGGCGTCATCGAATCGATTCGCCAAGTCGGCATGGAGCGAATCGTGCACATGCATATCCGGCAGCGGGACGAGCTCGGCGACGTGAGCGTGAAGCGAATCGTGCTCGAGCTGATGGGCCGGCACAGCAATTTGATTCTGATGGATCCGGAATCCGGCACGGTGCTGGAAGCGGCGAAGCGCGTCACGCCGGCCATCAGCTCGCACCGCATCGTCGCGCCCGGCGTGCCGTACGCGCCGCCGCCGGAGCAGGCGAAGCGCGACCCGCTCGAAGCGACGGCGATTGAAGCGCGCGCCCTGCTCGCGGGCGCCGCGGACGCGTTCGACGCCGCCCGGCGGCTCGTCGACGCGTATACCGGCATCAGCCCGCTCGCCGCGCGGGCGATCGTCGCGGGCGCCACGGACGCCGGCGAAGCGTTCGCCGCTGCGATGGCCCGCATTCGCCGGCACGAGTACGAGCCGAACATCGTGACGGAGCCGAGCGGCAAAACGTCGTTCTCCGTCGTGCCGCTCGACCCGGCGGGGGCCAAACGCGAAACGTTCGACGACGTCAGCGTCTGCCTCGAACGGTACTACGGCGACAAGGCGGAGCGCGATCTCGTCAAGCAAAAAACGTCGGACCTTGCGAAGCTGCTGACGAACGAGCGGAACAAAAACGAAAAGAAGCTCGAGAAGCTGCGGGAAACGAAGCAGGAAGCGCTGGACGCGGACAAGCACCGCATTTACGGGGAGCTGCTTAACGCGTACATGCATACGTTCGCGAAGGGAGACGCCTCCGTCGAAGTGGAAAATTACTACGACGAGGAGCAGCGGACGATCGCCATTCCGCTCGACCCGCTGCTGACGCCGTCCGAAAACGCGCAGCGCTATTTCCGCAAGTACCAAAAGCTGCGCAACAGCCTCGCGATCGTCGAGGAACAGATGAAGGAAGCGGAAGCGGAAATCGAATATATGGATGCGCTGCTCCAGCAGCTTGAGGGGGCGACGCTCTCGGACATCGAGGAAATTCGCGAGGAGCTGGTGGAGGGCGGCTATTTGCGGAGCCGCGGCACGAAGCCGGGCCGCAAGGCGCGCAAGAACGACAAGCCGCAGCTGCACGCGTTCGTTTCGTCGGAGGGCGCGCCGATCTACGTCGGCCGCAACAACACCCAGAACGACTACATTACGAACCGCCTCGCCCGCCCGACGGATACGTGGCTGCACACGAAGGACATCCCGGGCTCGCACGTCGTCATCCGCGCCGACGCGTTCGGGGAAGCGACGCTCGCCGAGGCGGCCAATCTGGCTGCGTATTTCAGCAAAGCGAAGCAGTCCAGCCTCGTGCCCGTCGATTATACGCTCGTCCGCCACGTGAAAAAGCCGTCCGGCGCGAAGCCGGGCTTCGTCATCTACGACAAGCAAAAAACGCTCTTCGTCACGCCGGACGAGGAGGCGGTTCGGAAGCTCCGGCCGCTGAAATAA
- a CDS encoding MerR family transcriptional regulator, whose product MNKRLFTIKEVSLRTGLSTQLLRKWEERYGVVSPSRFPNGYRGYTKEHVETFLWLKSRVDAGVPIGLAVQDFLAGGIPSQQREPEPAAAPARRPAAMTEAEEFRRRLIAAWLELDDAAAARLFDRLAGLHRLEFVLTQVLLPALAELGDMRQRGETSDYHELYGILFARDRLLSTQQLFEPEPGAPCVVTTVSSYDRHELESLLFGCFAMQAGLRVVRLGHVPSEKALLECLRLQRPKALVLSSPTQQAHLEWLPLLAAIDRDIASRHADTRAFVIGGFIKEDAVVPGTRNVYMSAGQGREVALKIKSMIMA is encoded by the coding sequence ATGAACAAGCGGCTGTTTACAATCAAAGAAGTGTCCTTGCGCACGGGCTTGTCCACGCAGCTCCTTCGCAAATGGGAGGAGAGGTACGGCGTCGTCTCCCCTTCGCGTTTCCCGAACGGATACAGGGGCTATACGAAGGAGCATGTCGAAACGTTCCTCTGGCTGAAAAGCCGGGTCGACGCCGGCGTGCCGATCGGACTTGCCGTGCAGGACTTCCTGGCCGGGGGCATTCCGTCGCAGCAGCGGGAGCCGGAACCGGCCGCGGCGCCGGCCCGGCGGCCGGCGGCGATGACGGAGGCGGAGGAGTTCCGCCGCCGGCTCATCGCCGCGTGGCTCGAACTTGACGATGCGGCCGCCGCCCGGCTGTTCGACCGGCTGGCGGGGCTGCACCGGCTCGAGTTCGTCCTGACGCAGGTGCTGCTGCCGGCGCTCGCCGAGCTCGGGGACATGCGCCAGAGGGGCGAGACGTCGGATTATCACGAGCTGTACGGCATCCTCTTCGCGCGCGATCGGCTGCTGTCGACGCAGCAGCTGTTCGAGCCCGAGCCGGGAGCGCCGTGCGTCGTGACGACCGTCTCCTCGTACGACAGACACGAGCTCGAATCGCTGCTGTTCGGATGTTTCGCGATGCAAGCGGGGCTCCGGGTCGTGCGGCTCGGCCACGTGCCGTCCGAGAAGGCGCTGCTCGAGTGTCTGCGGCTGCAGCGGCCGAAAGCGCTTGTCCTCAGCTCGCCGACTCAGCAAGCGCACTTGGAATGGCTGCCGCTGCTAGCGGCGATCGACCGGGACATCGCTTCGCGGCATGCCGATACGCGCGCGTTCGTCATCGGCGGCTTCATCAAGGAGGACGCCGTCGTGCCGGGCACTCGCAACGTGTACATGTCGGCGGGGCAAGGGCGCGAGGTCGCGCTGAAAATCAAATCGATGATCATGGCATAA
- a CDS encoding YlbG family protein, whose protein sequence is MFAERTGFIVWLSDAKPGRNLEKYGSLHYISRKMNYAVLYVNSDRAEETMKSIQRLPYVKKVERSYRGEIRTEYNSNMPDKTRFYSY, encoded by the coding sequence ATGTTCGCAGAACGCACAGGCTTCATCGTCTGGCTGAGCGACGCCAAGCCGGGGCGGAATTTGGAAAAGTACGGGTCGCTCCATTACATCTCCCGCAAAATGAATTATGCGGTGCTGTACGTCAACAGCGACCGCGCGGAGGAGACGATGAAAAGTATACAACGGCTGCCCTACGTAAAGAAAGTAGAGCGCTCGTACCGCGGCGAAATACGCACGGAATATAATAGTAATATGCCGGACAAAACGCGCTTCTACTCTTACTAG
- the galU gene encoding UTP--glucose-1-phosphate uridylyltransferase GalU has protein sequence MIRKAIIPAAGLGTRFLPATKAQPKEMLPIVDKPAIQYIVEEAIEAGIEDIIIVTGRNKRAIEDHFDKSVELELMLEEKGKEEMLRQVRDISQMVDIHYIRQKEPLGLGHAVLCARTFVGDEPFAVLLGDDIIESDPMALREMLRLHEQQKTSLLAVQEVPWDEVEKYGIVSPDGVVEGEPCAARIDDLVEKPERGQAPSNLAVIGRYVIEPDIFDILERQTPGRGGEIQLTDALRELNRRKPMIAYTVQGKRYDVGDKFGYIEATIEFALRRPDLADDVKAYLIDLVSGWKEA, from the coding sequence ATGATCCGCAAGGCAATCATTCCGGCGGCGGGGTTAGGCACCCGCTTTCTGCCGGCCACGAAGGCGCAGCCGAAAGAGATGCTGCCGATCGTCGACAAGCCCGCGATTCAATACATCGTGGAGGAAGCGATCGAGGCGGGCATCGAAGATATCATTATCGTTACCGGCCGGAACAAGCGGGCGATCGAGGATCACTTCGATAAATCGGTCGAGCTGGAGCTGATGCTCGAGGAGAAGGGCAAGGAAGAGATGCTGCGGCAGGTTCGCGACATATCGCAGATGGTCGACATTCATTATATTCGGCAGAAGGAGCCGCTCGGCCTCGGCCATGCGGTGCTTTGCGCGCGCACGTTCGTCGGCGACGAGCCGTTCGCCGTGCTGCTCGGCGACGACATCATCGAATCGGATCCGATGGCGCTGCGCGAAATGCTGCGCCTGCACGAGCAGCAGAAGACGTCGCTCTTGGCCGTGCAAGAAGTGCCGTGGGACGAAGTGGAGAAGTACGGCATCGTGTCGCCGGACGGCGTGGTGGAAGGCGAACCGTGCGCGGCCCGCATCGACGATTTGGTCGAAAAGCCGGAGCGCGGGCAGGCGCCGTCCAACTTGGCCGTTATCGGCCGATACGTGATCGAGCCTGACATCTTCGATATTTTGGAGCGGCAGACGCCGGGGCGCGGCGGCGAAATTCAGCTGACCGACGCGCTGCGCGAGCTGAACCGCCGCAAGCCGATGATCGCCTATACGGTGCAAGGAAAGCGCTACGACGTCGGCGACAAGTTCGGGTATATCGAAGCGACGATCGAATTCGCGCTGCGCCGCCCCGACCTTGCGGACGACGTGAAGGCGTATTTGATCGATCTCGTGAGCGGGTGGAAGGAGGCGTAA
- a CDS encoding calcium-translocating P-type ATPase, SERCA-type, giving the protein MNEPTWYQMETEELLAAHGIDPARGLTEDEANRRRAESGPNELSEGTKLSPLTLFLNQFKDFMVLVLMGATLISGLLGEYLDAITIVAIIVMNGLLGFIQEYRAERSLRALKELSAPTAKVLRDGTFRVVAAKDLVPGDIVALESGDRVPADVRFLEANSVYAEESALTGESVPVAKSVGSIPEADVGIGDQRNMGFLGTMITMGTARAVVVRTGMRTEMGKIADLINSTEEAETPLQRRLEQFGKILIGVALALTVLVVVAGIMHGQPAYGMFLAGVSLAVAAIPEGLPAIVTVALALGVQRMIKRKAIVRKLPSVETLGCASVICSDKTGTLTQNKMTVTRLWLGGRTLDVTGEGYEPEGDILDRGGKTGVKDDLALRRLLQIGVLCNDAELVRETPEPQGKKKRGKDALEPVWTIKGDPTEGALTVLGAKAGLTASNLAPLYRRVAEFPFDSDRKRMSVVVEHQGGRLLCAKGAPDLLIERCSYVLWDGKLVPFTGTLKQKVMEANEAFAGDALRVLGLAYRDLKAGETVESAEQAERGLVFAGLAGMIDPPRKEVREAILKCRRAGIKTVMITGDHLTTAEAIAVQLGMIPKGGRTVSGSQLAAMSDEQLAKVVDEIYVYARVSPEHKLRIVKALQERGHVVAMTGDGVNDAPAIKAADIGIAMGITGTDVSKEASSLILSDDNFATIVAAIEEGRGIYENIRKFIRYLLASNVGEILVMFIAMMLGMPLPLVPIMILWVNLVTDGLPAMALGIDQPERDLMEHAPRGKKENIFARRLGWKIISRGFLIGVCTLIPFWLVLQRGEGDATLTHAQTVAFATLVMAQLIHVFDCRSSRSIFHRNLFENKALVLAVVSSIALLLGVLYIEPLQPIFKTTALGLADWIMVLGFAAIPTLFFGIGSLLSAPKKKRTIRYDGGAGAAAR; this is encoded by the coding sequence ATGAACGAACCGACGTGGTACCAGATGGAGACGGAGGAACTGCTCGCCGCTCACGGCATCGATCCGGCGCGCGGGCTGACCGAGGACGAAGCGAACCGGCGCCGGGCGGAGTCGGGCCCCAACGAGCTGAGCGAGGGGACGAAGCTGTCGCCGCTGACGCTGTTTTTGAATCAATTCAAGGATTTCATGGTGCTGGTGCTGATGGGCGCGACGCTCATCTCGGGCCTGCTCGGCGAATATTTGGACGCGATCACGATCGTCGCCATCATCGTCATGAACGGTCTGCTCGGCTTCATCCAAGAATACCGCGCGGAGCGGTCGCTGCGCGCGCTGAAAGAATTGTCCGCGCCGACGGCCAAAGTGCTGCGGGACGGGACGTTCCGCGTCGTGGCGGCGAAGGACCTCGTGCCGGGCGACATCGTGGCGCTCGAGAGCGGCGACCGCGTCCCGGCGGACGTCCGCTTCCTCGAGGCGAACAGCGTCTACGCCGAGGAATCGGCGCTCACCGGCGAATCGGTGCCGGTCGCCAAAAGCGTCGGATCGATTCCGGAGGCGGACGTGGGAATCGGCGACCAGCGCAACATGGGCTTCCTCGGCACGATGATCACGATGGGCACCGCGCGCGCCGTCGTCGTCCGCACCGGCATGCGCACCGAGATGGGCAAGATCGCCGATCTCATCAACAGCACGGAAGAGGCGGAGACGCCGCTGCAGCGCCGCCTCGAGCAGTTCGGCAAAATTTTGATCGGCGTCGCGCTCGCCCTTACGGTGCTCGTCGTCGTCGCCGGCATCATGCACGGTCAACCGGCGTACGGCATGTTCCTCGCCGGGGTGTCGCTCGCCGTCGCCGCCATCCCCGAAGGGCTGCCGGCGATCGTGACGGTCGCGCTCGCGCTCGGCGTGCAGCGCATGATCAAGCGGAAGGCGATCGTCCGCAAGCTCCCGTCCGTCGAGACGCTCGGCTGCGCGTCGGTCATCTGCTCCGACAAGACGGGGACGCTGACGCAAAACAAGATGACGGTGACGCGGCTGTGGCTCGGCGGCCGGACGCTCGACGTCACCGGCGAAGGCTACGAGCCGGAAGGAGACATTCTCGACCGCGGCGGGAAAACGGGCGTGAAGGACGATCTCGCGCTGCGCCGGCTGCTGCAGATTGGCGTCTTGTGCAACGACGCGGAGCTCGTGCGGGAGACGCCGGAGCCGCAGGGCAAAAAGAAGCGGGGCAAAGATGCGCTCGAGCCGGTATGGACGATCAAAGGCGACCCGACCGAAGGGGCGCTCACCGTGCTCGGCGCGAAGGCGGGCCTCACTGCTTCGAATCTCGCGCCGCTGTACCGCCGCGTGGCCGAGTTCCCGTTCGACTCGGACCGCAAGCGCATGTCCGTCGTCGTGGAGCATCAAGGCGGCCGCCTGCTTTGCGCGAAGGGCGCGCCGGACCTGCTCATCGAACGATGCAGCTATGTGCTGTGGGACGGCAAGCTCGTGCCGTTCACCGGCACGCTGAAGCAGAAGGTGATGGAGGCGAACGAGGCGTTCGCCGGCGACGCGCTGCGCGTGCTCGGCCTCGCGTACCGGGATCTCAAAGCGGGCGAGACGGTGGAAAGCGCGGAGCAGGCGGAGCGGGGGCTCGTGTTCGCCGGCCTCGCGGGCATGATCGACCCGCCGCGCAAAGAGGTGCGCGAAGCGATTTTAAAATGCCGCCGCGCCGGCATCAAAACCGTTATGATTACGGGCGACCATTTGACGACGGCGGAGGCGATCGCGGTCCAGCTCGGCATGATTCCGAAGGGCGGCCGGACGGTGAGCGGAAGCCAGCTCGCGGCGATGAGCGACGAGCAGCTCGCCAAAGTCGTCGACGAAATTTACGTGTACGCCCGGGTGTCGCCGGAGCATAAGCTGCGCATCGTCAAGGCGCTCCAGGAAAGAGGCCACGTCGTCGCGATGACGGGCGACGGCGTCAACGACGCGCCGGCGATCAAGGCGGCCGACATCGGCATCGCGATGGGCATCACCGGCACCGACGTGTCCAAAGAGGCGTCTTCGCTGATCTTAAGCGACGACAACTTTGCGACGATCGTCGCCGCGATCGAAGAGGGGCGGGGCATTTACGAAAACATTCGCAAATTCATCCGCTACTTGCTCGCCTCGAACGTCGGGGAAATTCTCGTCATGTTCATCGCGATGATGCTCGGCATGCCGCTGCCGCTCGTGCCGATCATGATTTTGTGGGTCAACCTCGTCACCGACGGCCTGCCGGCGATGGCGCTCGGCATCGATCAGCCGGAGCGCGATTTGATGGAGCACGCGCCGCGCGGCAAGAAGGAGAACATTTTCGCAAGGCGTCTCGGATGGAAAATCATTTCCCGCGGCTTCTTGATCGGCGTCTGCACGCTTATCCCGTTCTGGCTCGTCCTGCAGCGGGGCGAGGGCGACGCGACGCTGACGCACGCGCAGACGGTGGCGTTCGCGACGCTCGTCATGGCGCAGCTCATTCACGTATTCGACTGCCGGAGCTCGCGCTCCATTTTCCACCGGAACCTGTTCGAAAACAAAGCGCTCGTGCTGGCGGTCGTCTCCTCGATCGCGCTGCTGCTCGGCGTGCTGTACATCGAGCCGCTGCAGCCGATTTTCAAAACGACGGCGCTCGGCCTCGCGGATTGGATCATGGTGCTCGGCTTCGCCGCGATTCCGACGCTGTTCTTCGGCATCGGCAGCCTGCTCTCCGCGCCGAAGAAAAAGCGGACGATCCGCTACGACGGCGGCGCCGGCGCCGCCGCTCGATAA